In Halofilum ochraceum, one genomic interval encodes:
- a CDS encoding Rid family detoxifying hydrolase — MTRRVIQTDAAPAAIGAYSQAVVTGDTVYVSGQIPLVPETMEIDDGDINAKIRRVFANVQAVTEAAGARLDQVIKLNVYLTDLGNFPIVNEVLGEFFDEPYPARAVVGVAALPKGVPVEVDAIVSLAD; from the coding sequence ATGACCCGACGCGTGATTCAGACCGATGCCGCGCCCGCGGCGATCGGGGCGTATTCCCAGGCCGTGGTGACCGGCGATACCGTGTACGTATCGGGCCAGATCCCGCTGGTGCCGGAGACCATGGAAATCGATGATGGCGACATCAATGCGAAGATCCGCCGGGTTTTCGCGAACGTCCAGGCCGTCACCGAGGCCGCCGGCGCCCGGCTTGATCAGGTCATCAAGCTCAACGTCTATCTGACCGACCTCGGCAATTTCCCGATCGTGAACGAGGTCCTGGGCGAGTTCTTCGACGAGCCCTACCCGGCGCGCGCCGTCGTCGGCGTGGCGGCGTTGCCGAAGGGCGTGCCGGTCGAGGTGGACGCGATCGTCTCGCTCGCCGACTGA